TTATCCAAATAAAGGAAGGAAGGTgatgaaaaatttagatttgttTGGACAGCCttttaggaaaaataaaataccgGAGTTATTTCCCGTTAGCGTCATCGGTTAAGGAAACGAACTGAACGATTGCTAAAAACGAGAGTGACTAATCCTCTAAAATTGTTTACCTTCGCTTGAttcaaatagtacatttcatgcttcggggccggaAATTAgggtaaattttcaaattttctcgggtttttgGCCCTCTGCCTGAAAACTTACACGtgattttaggtaatttcgacaaaaataattctctgCGAATTTTAGATTCACTACTTTGGCTCTCTGTAATTCATTCGCCAATTTCACCAGCAACTATTCATTCCCAtctaaaaaagtgaaaagcCGAGGTACCCTAATTTgtaggaaaatcggaaaatacaattttcaatatttttttcgaaatagtTGGAAATCGTCAGAAAAGTAAAATGACCAAGAAAAGTAAGTAACTTTCGCTCCTTTTAGAAACAGTTTCTCACTGGAGTCACATACCGCCCTGAGTCTCAGACTTCTTTACTAAGAGTCCTCCCCCATAACAATATTTTCCTATACGGAGTATGTGATAAAAGGCTTGGAAACGATTACTCTCCTAATGGTTGGAGCTTATCACTAGGTTGACATCTATTACTTGGTTCGCCACCTCCTACTAATTTAAGACAGGTTTAACGATAAATATTGTAACGTACGCCGCCgccgaattttgaaaaatcggcTCAGCCGATACCAGCCGCCGCCGATACTTTTAAAGAAATGTacagccgccgccgaaaaatataGACCGGCGCCCACCTCTACTTTGAGCTTCTTTTGGACTCTATGGGAAAATTGAGGTTATGCTCTCAGAATACGTCAACAAGCTGACACAACCATATTTAGCGAACAGATTTTTTGGATATTTGCTTATAGAGGACCAGGATCTACGTCACGTGTAGGAAAGGGAGATGAAaagttcgattttttttataagttcaAATTTGCGTCGTTTATTTCAACTTCAATCCATCGAGCAGCTTTGATTAGGAGCTCTCGAAAATCTCCGTTACATCAATTTTCATCCGTCAAACAGGCCAACAGCTCTTTAAACATTCGCGCAGTATGTTCGATCTTAAAGGCGTGTCTTGGTGTCTTCCTCAATTATCGTAGCGTTTCCCACGCTTGTAATACCAGAATCTTTGGCCATGCCGTAAAATATCGAATCCTTGTTGTTGAGCAGAGCCGTTGGCGTGTCATATTCGGCAATTTCGCCGTGATCCAATACGATCACCCGGTCCGAATCCATAATTGTGTTCAGGCGATGTGCAATCGTCAAAATGGTGCAGTCACTGAACTGCGACCGAATCGTCTTTTGAATGAGTTCGTCCGTTTCAATGTCAATGGCAGCCGTCGCCTCGTCCAGTATCAACACTTTCGTTTTCCGCAGCAGGGCTCTGTAAATTCGGTGAACGGAAATTTGTTGTGAAATGATGTCACCTCATCGTTATGGAAGCGTAACTTACCTGGCCAAACAAACGAGCTGTCGCTGGCCGACCGATAAATTTTCGCCACTTTCAGCGATCGTATAGTCCAGACCCTCCGTCAATCCCTTGACAAATCCTTTCAAATGCGACTGCTCCAAGGCGATCCAAATTTCGTCGTCCGTGTATGTCCTGAACGGGTCAATGTTCATGCGCAGTGAACCGCTGAACAGAACCGGATCTTGTGGAATGATTGTCAGGCGTGCACGCAACGAATGCAGTCCAATTTCGGAGATGTCAATGTCGTCAATGATTATCTTACCGTCGGCTGCTTCGATAATTCGGAATAAAGCCAGCGTCAAACTTGACTTACCCGCACCGGTTCGACCGACAATGCCGATTTTCTCTTGACTCTTCACGGAGAAATTGATTCCTTTGAGCACGAGATCCAGTCCTTCACGGTAGCGCACCTGGAAGTTTTCGAATTGCACGACACCCATTTTCGGCCAGGCCGGATCCACATTCACCGTTTTCCACGGTGCTTCCTGTTGTCGGTTCGAATACTCGTTGACCCTCTCAATGGCCACGATGTTCGTCTCGACTTCTGCCGTCATACTCACCAGAAAACTTAAAGTCTGCGAAACTTGCAGAGCGTAGCTGATGGATAGACCGACCACGGCCGGACTAATGGTATTTCTGTCGAGCACAGCGAATAACGCAGCGAAAAGGACAACCAGCGCTCCAACTATTTCCAGTCGAACAGCAAGCCAGCGCGCAGCAATGATGCTGGGATATGTCATCGTTTGATTGTGGTCAACTCTGCTCTCCGATTCCCCGATGAAACGGTTAACCTCGCCGTAAGCACGAATCAGGGACTGGCCCGTTATCGTTTCGCTGAAGTGATTGTAGATGGGCGACAGCGTTATCGACTCGATGCGTTTCAATTGTCGCGACGTTGCAACGAAGAAAATCTGAATGAGGAAGTAAATGGCCGCGATCGGCACCACAACGACCAAAAACCACGGCGTCGAATACGAAATGACGGCCAAAATTGCCAGAACATTGAAGGCCATCATGACCCAGAACTGAATGGTCATCGGTAGTACGTTGTCGATGACGTTGATGTCCGTGGAGAATCGGTTCAGAATCCGTCCGGACGGTGTCGTATCGAAGAAGGACATGGCCAAACGCATGACGTTGTGCAGCAATCGTTTGTGCAAGTCACGAGCCGCACGCAGACAACCAATACCGAAGATCATCGACGTTGCCAGCACCGTTACGCCTGAAAAAATCGTAAACGGATCTGCTAGATCACCGCCGCATTTATCAGGGACAAGAGTGTGTATTCGAACCTTGAGCACCACCAAGGGCTGCGTACACTCCGATGTAGATATTTCTCCATGTTACGTCCGTTACGTCACTTGCTCGTGGATCCGTTGACCAATCAGTCAGCCAAACTAGAAGttgatcgaaaatgttttagaGTGAAACGCAGCACCCGACGCCGGCATTCTACACTTACTGTTTGAATAGACGGACGCTGCCTGATTCAGTGCATTCGATGCAACGGCAGCAACACACATCAGCACGCCGATGCTCTTGAAATAGCGAATATAAACGGCAATTCCTACACTGCCCGATGCAGCCTCTTCCACATCGATCAGTTTTGTCTTGTCTGCTTTCTCCTCCGCCTCCTTTGGATTCTCTTTCTCACTTCTCTCTGTTGTTCGTCGACTGCGACGTCTTTGCACCGTTCCACCTAACGAACTAATTACGACAACCGTGTGTATCAGTTTGGGACTGcgataaaaatggaaatgtggTGTTGGACGGTGCACTTACgatttttcactgatttgatTCGATATGGTCGATATCGACCGTTCGAGCATCAATTTGATGTCCTTGTCCTCGATGCCACTTTGTACCGCTTTCAGATCTGCAAATTTGGAATAATAGTCACACAGAGGTCAGAGGTGGTAGAATGGGTTTTGCGGGCTTTCATCTCTACTCTAACAGCACGACTCACTCACCTTCGTCATCATCAATCTCATGCAGATGTTGTGTCAAAAATTCGGCGAAAGCTCCTCGTTGGGCCAGCAGTTCCTTATAGGATCCGCTCTCCGTTATTTCACCGTTCACCATCACATAGATTTCGCTCACTTTCGGCAAGTAAACGACCGCATGCGTCACAAGTAGTCGAGATTTACCGCGCAACAGTCCGGTGTTTTCGTCGAAAACATTGATGAAAATATGCTTTCCCACGTGACTGTCAACGGCCGACAGTGGATCATCCAACAAGTAAATATCCGCTTCACTGTAAACCGCTCTGTGTGTGTTTGCGCGGAGAGTAAATATGAGAGTTTGTCTACTAAACTAAGCCATTGTGACTTACCTGGCCAGCGAAACTCTCTGCTTCTGTCCACCCGACAAGTTGATTCCCTTTTCACCGATTTCGGTTTGATCGCCACCGGGTAACATTGCCAGATCGGCAGTGAGCGCACAGGCGTTGATAACTTTATTGTAAAAGTCTTCGTTCATCGGccggccgaatagaatgttgtccTGTAGCGTAGCGTTTTGAATCCAAGCCTGTTGCGGTACGTAAGCAATCTTCCCGTCGACATTAACGGTTCCGCTCAGTTTCTCCATTTCGCCGAGTAACGACGACAGCAGAGACGTTTTTCCGCAGCCAACTGGTCCCACCAGTGCAACCAACTTTTCCTTCTTCACCTTCAGATTGATGTTCTTCAGTGTCGTGGAATCGCCGCCCCATGTGAAATTGCCTTCGTCGATGCTGAGCGCATTTTCGCTCGGATTGTTCGTCACGTTGTCCGGGTTGATCTCTTCGGCGTTCATGAATTTGTTGATACGTTTCAACGACACAGCCACCTGTATGACATAGGCGATCATCATCGGAACTGGAATTAGGAAATTCTCTCGGTAAAATCGGTCAGTTCGTTTCAATGGCATATGCAGCAACACTTACAGACGCCCATAGGGAACTGAAGAATGTTGAACAGTGTGATCGACACGAATGCTTTGTTCGGTGTCAGTACGCCACCGAGAAGGACGAATACAATGTAAGAGACCATTGTGACCAAGAACGGAGTAATTGTCCACGAAAAGTACGACCCAGCGTTCAATATCGCAATGTTCCTCAAAATGCCAATTTCCTTGGCTCGAGTGCCGGATATCAGCTTCTCGAAACTCGGCTCCCATGCGTACAGTTTCAGCACTTTCATGCCAGACAGAATTTCGTTCATCGATTTGACGCGTTCGTCCTTGACCGCCATCTGACCGACTTGCAGCTTTTCCAGTCGCGAATACAGAACGCCACTCACGGGAATCATGAGTAACATCACGCCAAGTCCGGCGAAAACGGCCACACCGAGTATGTTGTACAGCAGCCAAATGGCAATTCCCATAATCACCGGTCCGGACCACACGTCATGGAAATAGTTGATCATGTCGTTGAACCGCTGCGCGTCGACCGACattaaattaacaatttcACCAACGGTCGTATCCTTCTTGGTACTGATCGATATGCGCAAAGCTTTGCGGTAAATGGCGCTGATCAGGCCAGTCTTGATCCGTATGCCAGTCAGTGACGTTCGGTAAAAGTACTGGCCGTTGATGACTGCCGAGAAAAAGGTCACCAAAAATAGACCGACCGCCAGTACCAGACCTTGCCACAGTGGTGCCGTTTCGGCGACAAACGTGAAGCTGATAAGTTCGTCCAACAGAAACGGTTGCGCAAACAGCAGAGCCAGAATGATTATTTGAAGGAATCCGGCATGTAAGAACGGAACGCCGTACGCTTTGATGATGGCCGGAGTGACTGATCCGTTTGTTGTTTTCAACGGGGTGACATCACCGTCATCCTTTTTCgccttcttcttcttgttgGCCTGTTGtctaaagaaacaaaaattgatcaCCCGAGAGAACACGTCATCTCGCCCTTCCTTACCTTCGTCCTTTCTCGACACTTTCGGCGAAGTATTTGTCGAATGGTGGAACCAGTTCTTTGGACGTATTTTCCGGATGGATGTCGAAGATGTCGTTTTCGGTCAATGGTCGTCTGAATCCGATGTACGTTGTGTATGTGAACCAGTGGAAGAAAATTCGATTTAGGAAGCTTAAGGTCGGTTCCGGACTTGGATTCTTGACTGTCTTCACATGGAAGGTGGACACGCGCGGTTTCTTGTCCGGGAAGCAATTCAACACCAGTTGGATGACTATGAGCGCAAAGAAAATGACGAAATTGATGAACTGGAATCGGGCCCATGTGTTCAGAT
This genomic window from Bradysia coprophila strain Holo2 unplaced genomic scaffold, BU_Bcop_v1 contig_193, whole genome shotgun sequence contains:
- the LOC119075186 gene encoding multidrug resistance-associated protein 1-like isoform X1; the encoded protein is MIIANSCPDALWNTTLTWAEYNPDFTECFKQTVLVWIPCVFLLIFSPFNLYYRFNSRYADIPWSFLNIAKLVGVGLLIILTFVDLGMMLGLRNEDDIYIYASQIVSVSLKAVIFIFVAILLYIHKIKGHGSSGLLFLFWLLLTICAVPQLRSEIVSFDSGNLNTWARFQFINFVIFFALIVIQLVLNCFPDKKPRVSTFHVKTVKNPSPEPTLSFLNRIFFHWFTYTTYIGFRRPLTENDIFDIHPENTSKELVPPFDKYFAESVEKGRRQQANKKKKAKKDDGDVTPLKTTNGSVTPAIIKAYGVPFLHAGFLQIIILALLFAQPFLLDELISFTFVAETAPLWQGLVLAVGLFLVTFFSAVINGQYFYRTSLTGIRIKTGLISAIYRKALRISISTKKDTTVGEIVNLMSVDAQRFNDMINYFHDVWSGPVIMGIAIWLLYNILGVAVFAGLGVMLLMIPVSGVLYSRLEKLQVGQMAVKDERVKSMNEILSGMKVLKLYAWEPSFEKLISGTRAKEIGILRNIAILNAGSYFSWTITPFLVTMVSYIVFVLLGGVLTPNKAFVSITLFNILQFPMGVFPMMIAYVIQVAVSLKRINKFMNAEEINPDNVTNNPSENALSIDEGNFTWGGDSTTLKNINLKVKKEKLVALVGPVGCGKTSLLSSLLGEMEKLSGTVNVDGKIAYVPQQAWIQNATLQDNILFGRPMNEDFYNKVINACALTADLAMLPGGDQTEIGEKGINLSGGQKQRVSLARAVYSEADIYLLDDPLSAVDSHVGKHIFINVFDENTGLLRGKSRLLVTHAVVYLPKVSEIYVMVNGEITESGSYKELLAQRGAFAEFLTQHLHEIDDDEDLKAVQSGIEDKDIKLMLERSISTISNQISEKSSLGGTVQRRRSRRTTERSEKENPKEAEEKADKTKLIDVEEAASGSVGIAVYIRYFKSIGVLMCVAAVASNALNQAASVYSNIWLTDWSTDPRASDVTDVTWRNIYIGVYAALGGAQGVTVLATSMIFGIGCLRAARDLHKRLLHNVMRLAMSFFDTTPSGRILNRFSTDINVIDNVLPMTIQFWVMMAFNVLAILAVISYSTPWFLVVVVPIAAIYFLIQIFFVATSRQLKRIESITLSPIYNHFSETITGQSLIRAYGEVNRFIGESESRVDHNQTMTYPSIIAARWLAVRLEIVGALVVLFAALFAVLDRNTISPAVVGLSISYALQVSQTLSFLVSMTAEVETNIVAIERVNEYSNRQQEAPWKTVNVDPAWPKMGVVQFENFQVRYREGLDLVLKGINFSVKSQEKIGIVGRTGAGKSSLTLALFRIIEAADGKIIIDDIDISEIGLHSLRARLTIIPQDPVLFSGSLRMNIDPFRTYTDDEIWIALEQSHLKGFVKGLTEGLDYTIAESGENLSVGQRQLVCLARALLRKTKVLILDEATAAIDIETDELIQKTIRSQFSDCTILTIAHRLNTIMDSDRVIVLDHGEIAEYDTPTALLNNKDSIFYGMAKDSGITSVGNATIIEEDTKTRL
- the LOC119075186 gene encoding multidrug resistance-associated protein 1-like isoform X2, which gives rise to MTQDFCPDAWWNTTLTWAEYNPDFTECFKQTVLVWIPCVFLLIFSPFNLYYRFNSRYADIPWSFLNIAKLVGVGLLIILTFVDLGMMLGLRNEDDIYIYASQIVSVSLKAVIFIFVAILLYIHKIKGHGSSGLLFLFWLLLTICAVPQLRSEIVSFDSGNLNTWARFQFINFVIFFALIVIQLVLNCFPDKKPRVSTFHVKTVKNPSPEPTLSFLNRIFFHWFTYTTYIGFRRPLTENDIFDIHPENTSKELVPPFDKYFAESVEKGRRQQANKKKKAKKDDGDVTPLKTTNGSVTPAIIKAYGVPFLHAGFLQIIILALLFAQPFLLDELISFTFVAETAPLWQGLVLAVGLFLVTFFSAVINGQYFYRTSLTGIRIKTGLISAIYRKALRISISTKKDTTVGEIVNLMSVDAQRFNDMINYFHDVWSGPVIMGIAIWLLYNILGVAVFAGLGVMLLMIPVSGVLYSRLEKLQVGQMAVKDERVKSMNEILSGMKVLKLYAWEPSFEKLISGTRAKEIGILRNIAILNAGSYFSWTITPFLVTMVSYIVFVLLGGVLTPNKAFVSITLFNILQFPMGVFPMMIAYVIQVAVSLKRINKFMNAEEINPDNVTNNPSENALSIDEGNFTWGGDSTTLKNINLKVKKEKLVALVGPVGCGKTSLLSSLLGEMEKLSGTVNVDGKIAYVPQQAWIQNATLQDNILFGRPMNEDFYNKVINACALTADLAMLPGGDQTEIGEKGINLSGGQKQRVSLARAVYSEADIYLLDDPLSAVDSHVGKHIFINVFDENTGLLRGKSRLLVTHAVVYLPKVSEIYVMVNGEITESGSYKELLAQRGAFAEFLTQHLHEIDDDEDLKAVQSGIEDKDIKLMLERSISTISNQISEKSSLGGTVQRRRSRRTTERSEKENPKEAEEKADKTKLIDVEEAASGSVGIAVYIRYFKSIGVLMCVAAVASNALNQAASVYSNIWLTDWSTDPRASDVTDVTWRNIYIGVYAALGGAQGVTVLATSMIFGIGCLRAARDLHKRLLHNVMRLAMSFFDTTPSGRILNRFSTDINVIDNVLPMTIQFWVMMAFNVLAILAVISYSTPWFLVVVVPIAAIYFLIQIFFVATSRQLKRIESITLSPIYNHFSETITGQSLIRAYGEVNRFIGESESRVDHNQTMTYPSIIAARWLAVRLEIVGALVVLFAALFAVLDRNTISPAVVGLSISYALQVSQTLSFLVSMTAEVETNIVAIERVNEYSNRQQEAPWKTVNVDPAWPKMGVVQFENFQVRYREGLDLVLKGINFSVKSQEKIGIVGRTGAGKSSLTLALFRIIEAADGKIIIDDIDISEIGLHSLRARLTIIPQDPVLFSGSLRMNIDPFRTYTDDEIWIALEQSHLKGFVKGLTEGLDYTIAESGENLSVGQRQLVCLARALLRKTKVLILDEATAAIDIETDELIQKTIRSQFSDCTILTIAHRLNTIMDSDRVIVLDHGEIAEYDTPTALLNNKDSIFYGMAKDSGITSVGNATIIEEDTKTRL